One segment of Gammaproteobacteria bacterium DNA contains the following:
- a CDS encoding multiheme c-type cytochrome, with amino-acid sequence MNYKFLKISLLVILYISLPLTTVLASSQNITLIYSGNLDGELEPCGCSEGGDKGGIKRRVKKVDELRKEQPDLILFSSGGLLVSEMPQDKLKSQFILSGLEELNYDAIGVQWQDLAYGLPFLKETFNTFIASNWENESLQKSVAVERGKQIVEIFNWIDPNSEKSKGMMGDNPVSHDTTDIAQQLKQAKAKKHITILSTTLPLDSAEKLFPLDNIDILVIEAAYEIINEPIKKGNTLVLQPGSRGMRLGKLDLQINEQGNIENYIHKVIALPVDVGDAPRMEAWYKAYNDKVREEYEARVAARKAMTTGQSPYAGEKVCESCHAKEHEKWFESPHAEAFFKLMDVGKSFDPNCIGCHTVGFEKEGGYLDYMLTKDLANVQCENCHGAAKAHADSGGAKPVANKGWKPEQMCQQCHIQKHSPDFKFDTYWPRIKH; translated from the coding sequence ATGAACTACAAATTTCTCAAGATTTCGCTACTAGTAATCCTTTACATATCTTTACCTTTAACCACTGTCCTTGCGTCATCTCAAAACATCACTTTGATCTATTCGGGAAATCTAGATGGTGAACTGGAGCCTTGCGGCTGTAGCGAAGGTGGTGACAAGGGCGGAATAAAGCGGCGCGTCAAAAAGGTCGATGAGCTTCGCAAGGAGCAGCCAGACCTCATTTTATTCTCGAGTGGCGGCTTGCTCGTCAGCGAGATGCCACAGGACAAGCTTAAAAGTCAATTCATACTCTCCGGACTCGAAGAGCTAAATTACGATGCAATAGGGGTACAATGGCAAGACCTTGCCTACGGCTTGCCATTTCTAAAGGAAACCTTTAACACTTTTATAGCAAGTAACTGGGAAAACGAGAGCTTGCAGAAATCGGTCGCAGTCGAACGGGGTAAACAAATTGTAGAAATTTTTAACTGGATCGACCCCAATAGCGAAAAAAGCAAAGGCATGATGGGAGATAACCCGGTTTCGCACGATACGACTGACATTGCACAACAATTAAAACAGGCAAAAGCGAAAAAGCACATCACAATACTATCCACAACTCTGCCTTTGGATTCAGCAGAAAAGCTCTTTCCACTAGACAATATCGATATTCTGGTGATCGAAGCCGCATATGAAATCATTAATGAACCCATAAAGAAGGGCAATACACTTGTCTTACAACCCGGTTCTCGAGGTATGCGCCTAGGTAAACTTGATTTGCAAATCAATGAACAAGGCAATATCGAGAACTACATTCACAAAGTAATAGCTTTACCGGTTGATGTAGGCGACGCCCCGCGTATGGAAGCCTGGTACAAGGCTTATAATGATAAGGTTCGCGAGGAATACGAAGCACGTGTCGCTGCGCGCAAGGCCATGACCACAGGACAAAGTCCGTACGCCGGCGAAAAGGTGTGTGAGTCCTGTCATGCGAAGGAACATGAAAAATGGTTCGAATCGCCGCACGCTGAGGCATTTTTCAAGTTAATGGACGTAGGCAAATCATTTGACCCCAACTGCATCGGCTGTCATACCGTGGGTTTTGAAAAAGAAGGCGGTTATCTGGATTACATGCTGACAAAAGACCTCGCGAATGTGCAATGTGAAAATTGCCATGGTGCCGCCAAAGCGCACGCGGATAGTGGCGGAGCAAAGCCGGTCGCCAACAAAGGATGGAAACCTGAACAAATGTGTCAGCAATGCCACATTCAAAAACATAGCCCTGATTTCAAATTTGATACCTATTGGCCTCGGATCAAACATTAA
- a CDS encoding S8 family serine peptidase, whose translation MKLTKPNVHLLTSVLVATSIVWGTHALAAPQKFGVTEVKQAPDQILVQFKPGASAAAVNASHGPSRPVAEHGYRNFDGLKMFRLPPGQDVQAAIEHYKKNPNVLFAEPDSIVGIDATNDTSFNQLWGLHNTGQNVNGFTGTADADMNIVEAWSNSGTTGSNSIVIGVIDTGVQYNHPDLAANMWVNPGEIGGSAGVDDDGNGYVDDIYGINAITNSGNPMDDNNHGTHVAGTIAAVGNNSTGITGINQQAKILACKFLASNGSGSDSNALKCLDYIYDLKMRGINVVVTNNSWGGTGGGSQAVAAAIAKHRQAGILFIAAAGNSNNNNDNGPHYPSNYFAANLISVEATDQNDNRASFSNYGVRSVHVGAPGTNIYSTVTGSGYTHLNGTSMAAPHVAGLAGFLFAEDPTRDWRTVKNLIISSGTEIATLNGTTVTGRRVRAWDNNGTGALTCNNQSVNAVVYPQTTTSSKISGQKLGLAVVNINCAAPAGSITVTTTGPSTVANLTLQDDGLGFDEAADDGIYSAYWTAPATAGTYTLSFGNGQTQSVTVIANNSSRIAYRAPVAITYAPRTDFFGSSYNPINSSTYISFPGYSADYQLPFGGVNTSTLYLLPKGVAMFGAPSAGQMTGANTPLPTDVFEHVIAPYWDDLDISQAGYGFRLFETYVDPANFNYTFKEVVMEWRGKSVSTGNLVQMQVVLPVNTPNIEVHYIATDNNGDSATIGVQVDYTRATTQNFNVVNPDIATGKAWIWTLDTGAPTVNAGTDQNVLGNALVNLSGTASDPDGGTLSYSWTQTAGTTVLINNANTLTPSFYAPNTTETLTFKLTVTDDSGQSASDTVNISVTAGEPAGKLAFSSINYSAAENSVTATITVSRTDGSGGVVGISYATADGSASSPADYAYASGTLSWGNGDLADKSFTVNLTNDALQEATETVSLILFNPTGGAILTGGNATLSIIDDDTPVPGSIAFANSSYSVNENGATATIIVSRTGGSDGAISVDFSTADSTAIAGSDYTSTNSTLSWADGDSANKTISVAITNDSAIEGSEDISLSLSNVTGGATISGGSATLSIIDDDIPVFGTLSFAASSYSVNEDGIAVTIEVTRSGGSDGAVGVNYTSANGSASTGSDYTSVSGTLNWSNTDAASKFVVVNITDDIIYEGSETFSIALTSATGGATIGSSTTTVTIIDNDTAVPGVISIAEGSVSVAENSLSATVSVTRSGGSDGAISVVYATVDNSALAGEDYVSTSGVINWAHGDSATKTFNIPIVDDTIVENIEILSIGLTGATGGASIGTSSVNITITDDDAVVADPTPQNPIPQDPAPQNQAPETPTLVSPTNGSNNIHPSLVTFVWNAVVDPDGDEVSYLLEYCENADFTNCGTQLAQLRFGSVATIAGLGGGAGIGLAMFGLMGNSTRRQRYLQAVVLIAASLLMTACGTNIPLPGANGTMEQIELNLQAQTTYYWKVTATDTQGLSSTSEVWSFTTL comes from the coding sequence ATGAAACTGACAAAGCCGAATGTACATCTGCTGACATCTGTTCTTGTAGCTACTTCTATAGTTTGGGGAACTCACGCATTGGCCGCACCCCAAAAATTTGGCGTCACAGAAGTCAAGCAGGCCCCTGATCAAATACTGGTGCAATTCAAACCAGGCGCCAGTGCAGCAGCTGTTAACGCGTCTCATGGCCCTAGCAGGCCAGTTGCTGAACACGGTTACAGAAATTTTGATGGTCTCAAAATGTTCAGACTTCCTCCCGGCCAGGATGTGCAAGCCGCCATCGAACACTACAAGAAGAATCCCAACGTACTTTTCGCCGAGCCCGATTCAATTGTCGGAATCGATGCCACCAATGACACTTCGTTTAACCAGTTGTGGGGACTGCATAACACAGGACAAAACGTAAACGGTTTTACCGGCACCGCTGACGCGGATATGAATATCGTCGAGGCCTGGTCAAACAGCGGCACAACCGGAAGCAACAGTATCGTCATCGGTGTTATCGATACCGGTGTGCAATACAATCATCCAGATCTCGCCGCCAATATGTGGGTAAACCCTGGAGAGATTGGCGGTTCCGCAGGCGTTGACGATGATGGCAACGGCTATGTTGATGACATCTACGGAATCAACGCTATCACCAATAGCGGTAATCCCATGGATGACAATAATCATGGTACACATGTCGCAGGCACAATTGCCGCCGTTGGAAACAACTCCACGGGCATCACTGGTATCAACCAACAGGCGAAAATACTCGCGTGTAAGTTTCTCGCTTCAAATGGAAGCGGTAGCGACTCCAACGCACTAAAATGTCTCGACTATATTTATGATTTAAAAATGCGGGGTATCAATGTCGTTGTCACCAACAATTCTTGGGGCGGCACCGGCGGTGGTAGCCAGGCTGTGGCTGCAGCAATTGCGAAGCACCGTCAGGCGGGCATTTTATTCATCGCCGCTGCGGGCAATTCGAACAACAATAATGACAATGGTCCACACTATCCATCTAACTACTTCGCTGCCAATCTCATTTCCGTTGAGGCGACTGATCAAAACGACAATCGTGCTTCCTTTTCTAATTACGGCGTGCGCTCAGTTCATGTCGGCGCACCTGGAACCAATATCTATAGCACCGTCACCGGAAGCGGCTATACACACCTAAATGGCACATCTATGGCTGCACCGCATGTTGCAGGACTAGCTGGATTCTTATTTGCTGAAGATCCTACGCGTGATTGGAGAACCGTAAAAAATCTTATTATCAGCAGCGGAACTGAGATCGCCACTTTGAACGGGACCACGGTAACCGGTCGACGCGTTCGCGCATGGGACAACAATGGAACTGGTGCATTGACTTGTAACAATCAGAGCGTCAATGCCGTCGTCTATCCGCAAACGACAACTTCATCAAAAATATCCGGACAAAAGCTTGGACTCGCCGTAGTGAACATCAACTGCGCGGCGCCTGCAGGAAGTATCACCGTTACAACCACTGGCCCCAGCACCGTCGCAAACCTTACACTACAAGATGACGGTCTTGGTTTTGATGAAGCCGCAGACGATGGAATTTATTCAGCCTATTGGACGGCACCGGCTACCGCAGGAACTTACACACTTAGCTTTGGCAATGGACAGACTCAATCGGTCACCGTCATCGCCAACAACAGTTCTCGAATTGCCTATCGAGCACCGGTTGCTATTACCTATGCGCCTCGAACGGATTTCTTTGGGTCGTCTTACAATCCGATTAACAGTAGCACCTATATTTCTTTTCCCGGCTATAGTGCCGACTATCAACTCCCGTTTGGTGGTGTGAATACGTCTACGCTTTACTTATTGCCGAAGGGCGTAGCAATGTTTGGCGCGCCATCGGCCGGACAAATGACTGGCGCAAACACACCTCTTCCTACAGACGTATTCGAGCATGTAATAGCGCCATATTGGGATGACCTGGATATTAGCCAGGCTGGTTACGGGTTTAGATTATTTGAGACCTATGTCGACCCCGCCAACTTCAATTACACTTTCAAGGAAGTTGTAATGGAATGGAGAGGAAAAAGTGTTTCAACAGGCAACCTCGTGCAAATGCAAGTCGTGCTACCCGTCAACACACCGAATATTGAAGTCCACTATATTGCCACAGACAATAATGGCGACTCCGCAACTATCGGTGTTCAAGTCGACTATACCCGCGCGACAACCCAAAACTTTAATGTAGTTAACCCAGACATCGCTACAGGCAAGGCCTGGATATGGACATTGGATACCGGCGCACCGACAGTCAACGCAGGTACTGACCAAAACGTCCTAGGGAATGCATTAGTTAACCTTTCAGGAACTGCATCGGACCCGGACGGCGGCACACTAAGTTATAGCTGGACTCAAACAGCCGGTACTACCGTGCTAATTAACAATGCAAATACTCTAACGCCGTCTTTCTATGCGCCAAATACAACCGAGACGCTGACGTTTAAACTCACAGTAACGGATGATTCCGGCCAAAGCGCAAGCGACACTGTGAACATCAGTGTGACTGCTGGGGAACCAGCAGGAAAACTGGCGTTCAGTTCGATCAACTACTCTGCTGCTGAAAACAGTGTCACTGCGACTATTACCGTTTCGCGTACCGACGGTAGTGGTGGCGTGGTGGGTATTTCTTACGCCACGGCCGATGGCAGTGCCTCATCACCGGCAGACTACGCTTACGCGAGCGGTACATTATCCTGGGGCAATGGTGACCTTGCAGACAAATCGTTTACGGTCAATTTGACGAACGATGCGCTACAAGAAGCAACTGAAACCGTCAGTCTGATTCTGTTCAATCCAACCGGTGGAGCAATACTCACCGGCGGCAATGCTACTTTATCTATCATTGATGATGATACGCCGGTACCGGGCTCTATTGCTTTTGCAAACAGCTCATACAGCGTCAATGAAAATGGTGCGACAGCGACTATTATAGTGTCACGTACTGGTGGAAGTGACGGGGCTATTTCGGTTGATTTCAGCACTGCCGACTCGACTGCAATCGCTGGTAGTGACTACACATCAACAAATAGCACACTGTCCTGGGCAGACGGCGATAGCGCAAATAAAACCATTTCCGTTGCCATCACAAATGATAGCGCCATCGAAGGAAGCGAAGACATCTCACTGTCGTTAAGCAATGTTACTGGGGGAGCCACTATCTCTGGTGGCAGTGCGACACTATCTATCATTGATGACGATATACCTGTCTTCGGTACGCTTTCATTCGCCGCGAGCAGCTATAGTGTCAATGAGGACGGTATTGCAGTGACTATCGAAGTCACACGCAGTGGTGGTAGCGATGGAGCAGTAGGAGTCAACTATACCAGCGCAAATGGAAGCGCAAGTACTGGTTCCGACTACACCTCCGTGAGTGGCACCTTAAACTGGTCGAATACCGATGCTGCAAGCAAGTTCGTCGTCGTTAATATCACTGACGATATCATCTACGAAGGCAGTGAAACATTCAGCATCGCTTTAACATCAGCCACCGGCGGTGCAACCATAGGTAGTAGCACGACAACTGTTACCATTATCGACAATGACACCGCCGTCCCGGGCGTGATATCTATTGCCGAAGGCTCAGTGTCGGTTGCAGAAAATAGCCTGAGTGCAACTGTTTCTGTTACACGCAGTGGTGGTAGCGATGGTGCAATCAGCGTGGTCTATGCTACCGTCGACAATTCTGCGCTGGCAGGGGAAGACTATGTATCTACCTCTGGTGTTATAAATTGGGCGCATGGAGATAGTGCGACCAAAACATTCAACATACCAATTGTCGACGATACAATTGTTGAAAATATTGAAATTCTATCTATTGGCCTAACAGGTGCAACGGGCGGGGCAAGCATAGGCACCTCATCAGTTAACATCACCATCACGGACGATGATGCGGTTGTTGCTGATCCCACGCCTCAGAATCCAATACCGCAAGATCCGGCGCCGCAAAATCAGGCTCCTGAGACGCCAACCCTGGTATCACCAACAAATGGCAGCAATAACATACACCCGAGTCTGGTCACATTTGTATGGAACGCTGTCGTCGACCCGGATGGCGACGAAGTGAGCTACCTACTCGAGTATTGTGAAAATGCAGATTTCACCAACTGTGGAACACAACTCGCCCAACTTAGATTTGGATCTGTAGCAACTATTGCAGGCTTGGGCGGCGGTGCTGGTATCGGGCTTGCGATGTTCGGCTTGATGGGAAATTCCACTCGTCGACAACGTTATCTGCAAGCAGTCGTGCTCATTGCTGCGTCTCTCTTGATGACGGCTTGTGGAACTAACATTCCGCTACCTGGCGCTAATGGCACGATGGAACAGATTGAACTCAATCTGCAAGCACAGACGACTTATTATTGGAAAGTAACAGCAACAGACACTCAGGGTTTATCGTCTACTAGTGAGGTCTGGAGTTTTACTACGCTATAG
- the hemF gene encoding oxygen-dependent coproporphyrinogen oxidase, producing MSTPDIEKVKAFLLGLQDDICSQLEQEDGEAKFVEDAWTREEGGGGRTRIIADGAVLEKGGVAFSHVHGSKLPPSAAANRPEAAGRQWQAMGVSLVIHPRNPYVPTSHANVRFFLAEKEGEEPIWWFGGGFDLTPYYGNDEDVIAWHRTAKEACDPFGDDVYAKYKKWCDEYFYLKHRNEPRGVGGLFFDDLNEWGFDQSFAFMQSVGNSYIKAYRPIVNRRKNDTYGERERDFQLYRRGRYVEFNLVFDRGTIFGLQSGGRTESILMSLPPIVTWKYNWHPESGTPEAELYEKYLKPREWL from the coding sequence ATGAGTACACCTGATATCGAAAAAGTAAAAGCCTTCTTGCTAGGCCTACAGGATGACATCTGTTCACAATTGGAACAGGAAGATGGCGAAGCCAAATTTGTTGAAGACGCCTGGACCAGGGAAGAAGGTGGTGGCGGTCGTACACGCATAATCGCCGATGGCGCGGTGCTCGAAAAAGGTGGCGTTGCATTTTCTCATGTACATGGCAGCAAGCTTCCGCCTTCTGCTGCTGCTAATCGTCCCGAAGCTGCTGGACGTCAATGGCAGGCCATGGGTGTTTCTCTGGTCATACATCCACGCAATCCCTATGTTCCGACGTCACACGCTAATGTGCGTTTTTTCCTGGCAGAGAAAGAAGGCGAAGAGCCGATCTGGTGGTTCGGCGGTGGATTCGATCTCACGCCCTATTACGGTAATGACGAAGATGTTATTGCGTGGCACCGCACAGCTAAAGAAGCCTGCGATCCATTCGGTGATGATGTGTATGCGAAATACAAAAAATGGTGTGACGAATATTTTTATTTGAAACATCGCAATGAGCCACGTGGTGTTGGTGGCCTGTTCTTCGATGACCTCAACGAATGGGGTTTCGACCAAAGTTTCGCCTTCATGCAGAGTGTCGGAAATAGTTATATCAAAGCCTATCGCCCCATCGTCAATCGACGCAAAAACGATACATACGGTGAACGTGAACGCGATTTCCAACTCTATCGTCGTGGCCGCTATGTTGAGTTCAATCTGGTCTTCGATAGAGGGACTATTTTTGGACTACAAAGTGGCGGACGTACGGAGTCCATCCTGATGTCACTACCGCCTATCGTTACCTGGAAATACAACTGGCACCCGGAGTCAGGCACACCTGAAGCCGAATTGTATGAGAAATATCTCAAACCGAGAGAATGGCTATAA
- a CDS encoding L-threonylcarbamoyladenylate synthase, giving the protein MPRIHIQQAAHILREGGIIAYPTEAVFGLGCDPLNGHAVHDLLTIKKRSVNQGLILIASDFNQLNLYVEPLAAEVLSRVQSSWPGPHTWVLPASEHTPYWIKGKHSGVAVRVTAHPVVRALCESFGGAMVSTSANHHGRQAARSALKVRNWFRDQIDFVLSGDIDPNSKPTEIRDAISNRVIRAA; this is encoded by the coding sequence ATGCCACGCATACACATACAACAAGCGGCGCATATTCTACGAGAAGGCGGCATAATTGCCTATCCCACAGAGGCGGTGTTTGGTCTCGGTTGTGATCCATTGAATGGACACGCGGTGCACGATTTACTGACCATCAAAAAGCGATCAGTAAATCAGGGCCTGATACTCATCGCTTCCGATTTCAATCAACTGAATCTTTACGTAGAACCACTCGCTGCCGAGGTATTGTCTCGTGTGCAGTCAAGCTGGCCTGGCCCGCATACCTGGGTATTACCCGCAAGCGAGCATACGCCTTATTGGATAAAAGGAAAACATTCTGGCGTCGCAGTGCGCGTGACCGCACATCCCGTAGTGCGTGCGCTTTGTGAAAGTTTTGGCGGCGCGATGGTATCGACCAGCGCCAATCATCACGGCAGGCAAGCGGCGCGCAGCGCGCTTAAAGTTCGCAACTGGTTCAGAGATCAAATTGATTTTGTCCTCAGTGGCGACATCGATCCAAACAGTAAACCCACAGAGATACGCGACGCCATCAGCAATCGCGTTATCCGTGCAGCATGA
- the purD gene encoding phosphoribosylamine--glycine ligase has product MKILVIGSGGREHALAWKAAQSPDVTTVYVAPGNAGTALEPKLENVTISVEDIAGLVDFARKQQIALTIVGPEVPLVLGVVDAFEDAGLRCFGPRKGAAQLEGSKAFTKDFLARHNIPTAAYGNFTSVDEAVSYIKSQGAPIVVKADGLAAGKGVILAQTEEEAIQAVEDMLAGNAFGDAGHRVVIEEFLVGEEASFIVMADGEHILPLATSQDHKARDDGDKGPNTGGMGAYSPAPVVTQEIHDRAMREVIEPTIRGMAAEGNSYTGFLYAGLMIGPDGTPKVLEFNCRFGDPETQPIMMRLKSDLVGLCNSALDRKLDSVTADWDERASLGVVLAAGGYPEAYNKGDVINGLPTEQMADAKVFHAGTNNKDGQVVTNGGRVLCAVGLGKNVTEAQHRAYELVKQIHWDKMYYRKDIGHRAIAREK; this is encoded by the coding sequence ATGAAAATACTGGTTATCGGCAGCGGCGGCCGCGAACACGCTTTGGCCTGGAAGGCGGCACAGTCTCCAGATGTCACCACTGTTTATGTTGCGCCGGGAAACGCCGGTACAGCACTGGAACCCAAGCTGGAAAATGTCACCATCAGTGTGGAAGATATTGCCGGGCTTGTTGATTTCGCGCGCAAGCAACAGATCGCACTGACCATTGTTGGCCCTGAGGTACCACTGGTTCTCGGTGTCGTCGATGCCTTTGAGGATGCGGGATTACGTTGTTTTGGTCCCAGAAAGGGTGCCGCCCAACTCGAAGGCTCCAAGGCCTTTACCAAGGATTTTCTCGCCCGTCACAATATCCCGACAGCTGCTTATGGTAATTTCACCAGCGTAGATGAAGCCGTCAGCTACATAAAGTCCCAAGGTGCGCCTATCGTCGTCAAGGCAGACGGGCTAGCGGCAGGCAAGGGCGTCATTCTGGCCCAGACAGAAGAAGAGGCTATCCAGGCGGTAGAGGATATGCTCGCGGGCAACGCCTTTGGCGATGCAGGCCACCGCGTTGTTATCGAAGAATTTCTCGTCGGCGAAGAAGCCAGTTTTATTGTAATGGCCGACGGCGAACACATCCTGCCTTTAGCGACATCTCAGGATCATAAAGCCCGCGACGACGGCGACAAAGGTCCAAACACCGGCGGCATGGGTGCATATTCACCTGCACCAGTAGTCACGCAGGAAATTCATGATCGCGCCATGCGCGAAGTTATCGAACCAACCATACGCGGTATGGCCGCCGAGGGTAATTCTTACACCGGATTTCTGTATGCCGGGCTGATGATCGGGCCTGATGGGACGCCCAAGGTTCTCGAATTCAATTGCCGCTTTGGCGATCCTGAAACACAACCGATTATGATGCGACTCAAATCAGACCTCGTAGGGCTGTGCAATTCTGCTCTAGATCGTAAGCTCGATAGTGTCACCGCCGACTGGGATGAGCGCGCATCACTCGGTGTGGTTTTGGCGGCGGGCGGTTACCCCGAAGCTTATAACAAGGGTGATGTCATCAACGGTTTGCCAACTGAACAAATGGCCGACGCAAAAGTTTTCCACGCGGGCACCAACAATAAAGACGGCCAAGTTGTAACCAATGGTGGCCGAGTGTTGTGCGCAGTAGGACTTGGTAAAAACGTAACTGAGGCACAGCATCGAGCCTATGAGTTGGTCAAACAAATTCATTGGGACAAGATGTATTACCGCAAGGATATCGGGCATCGCGCTATCGCGCGTGAAAAATAG
- a CDS encoding sulfotransferase, with translation MTNSAFAPIDNPIFVLGLPRSGTSMVAGVFELCGAWLGHTISGGGRENPKGFFENVYLREKVVKHILSACGVDPLGVHSLPRLNQLPNVNGLKQTIADYLQHEQYEGKQPWLFKDAKLSLLWPIFLQTFPQAKWVIVRRDRDEIIRSCLRTPFMNQHSKDIVYWQKWAQAYEARLEALKKSTQNWREINSAELVSGRLDTAMEIAIWCRLNWQEEQVQQFIVPQYWHSTNVCH, from the coding sequence GTGACAAATTCTGCATTCGCGCCAATCGATAACCCCATCTTTGTTCTTGGGCTACCCCGCTCGGGCACATCCATGGTCGCTGGTGTATTTGAGCTTTGCGGCGCCTGGCTGGGCCATACAATATCCGGGGGTGGTAGAGAAAATCCTAAAGGTTTTTTTGAAAACGTCTACCTGAGAGAAAAAGTGGTAAAACACATACTCTCAGCCTGTGGCGTCGACCCTCTAGGAGTCCACTCACTCCCACGACTCAATCAGCTCCCTAATGTCAATGGGCTGAAACAGACCATTGCCGACTATCTACAACATGAGCAGTATGAAGGTAAGCAACCCTGGTTGTTTAAAGATGCCAAACTAAGCTTGCTCTGGCCTATCTTTCTGCAAACCTTCCCCCAGGCCAAATGGGTAATCGTGCGCAGGGACCGGGACGAAATCATCCGCTCCTGTCTGCGAACACCTTTCATGAACCAGCATTCAAAAGATATAGTCTATTGGCAAAAATGGGCTCAGGCATATGAGGCCCGCCTGGAAGCGCTCAAGAAATCCACCCAAAACTGGCGAGAAATCAATTCTGCCGAATTGGTCAGCGGTAGACTCGACACGGCCATGGAAATCGCCATCTGGTGCCGCCTCAATTGGCAGGAAGAACAGGTCCAGCAATTTATCGTCCCTCAGTACTGGCATTCCACCAACGTCTGTCACTAG
- a CDS encoding pentapeptide repeat-containing protein has protein sequence MSGSDWLNDNKVRNPNEPQIKKDPLYLLLREEKIEKFNKYKAAGKTCDLTNCDFRGLNLQGLDASGLDFSGSYFRQADLRGIDFSKSKLEGASIHEAKISGCYFPDKISADEITMSLIRGTRMRYDRK, from the coding sequence ATGAGTGGATCAGACTGGTTAAATGATAACAAGGTGAGAAACCCCAACGAGCCTCAAATTAAGAAGGATCCGTTGTACTTATTGCTGCGCGAAGAAAAAATCGAAAAATTCAACAAGTACAAGGCAGCAGGTAAGACGTGTGATCTGACGAATTGTGATTTCCGCGGCTTGAATCTTCAAGGCCTGGATGCGTCTGGACTGGATTTTTCAGGATCATACTTCCGTCAGGCCGATTTGCGCGGGATTGATTTTTCAAAATCCAAACTTGAAGGGGCAAGCATACACGAAGCGAAAATCTCAGGCTGCTATTTTCCAGACAAAATAAGTGCCGACGAAATCACGATGTCGCTTATCCGCGGCACACGCATGCGTTACGACCGCAAATAA
- the nudE gene encoding ADP compounds hydrolase NudE — MSEKTDKTAPVVHSATTAAKTRIFHIQELDIEFSNGNRVRYERLKSGEGGAVLILPMVDAETVLLIREYAAGVNRYELALPKGKVEPGEDLLEAANREIKEEVGYGAKALKHIHSLTIAPGYISHTTHIILAEDLYPESAEGDEPEAIEVIPWKLNRLHELVQHPECTEARSIAALYIVRDLLLRRN; from the coding sequence ATGTCAGAAAAAACAGATAAAACAGCACCTGTTGTTCACAGCGCAACAACTGCCGCGAAAACCCGCATATTTCATATACAGGAACTTGATATAGAGTTTTCCAATGGGAATCGCGTACGTTATGAACGATTAAAGAGCGGCGAAGGTGGCGCAGTATTGATACTTCCAATGGTAGATGCGGAAACCGTGTTACTCATCCGCGAATATGCCGCAGGGGTTAACCGCTATGAACTTGCGCTCCCCAAAGGAAAAGTCGAACCTGGTGAAGATTTGCTTGAAGCCGCCAACCGCGAAATCAAAGAAGAAGTGGGTTACGGTGCAAAAGCATTAAAACACATACATTCACTGACGATCGCACCTGGATATATCAGTCACACCACTCACATCATTCTTGCTGAGGATCTTTATCCCGAAAGCGCCGAAGGCGACGAGCCAGAAGCAATTGAAGTTATACCTTGGAAACTCAACCGCCTGCACGAATTAGTACAACACCCTGAGTGTACAGAGGCACGCAGTATTGCAGCTTTATATATTGTTCGGGATTTATTATTGCGTAGAAATTAG
- a CDS encoding CopD family protein, protein MLWVKAIHVFFVVSWFAAIFYLPRLFVYHAETHDEAGKERFKIMERKLFAMMKFTSIGAIGLGLWMAFDYAWAAYSSSGWFHAKMLLVVILLGYQYLCSRIVRDFREDRNTRSHVYYRWFNEFPVFILLGISILVVVRPF, encoded by the coding sequence ATGCTTTGGGTAAAAGCCATACATGTGTTTTTCGTCGTCAGTTGGTTTGCAGCGATATTTTATTTGCCGAGATTGTTCGTTTATCACGCGGAGACACACGACGAGGCAGGAAAAGAGCGCTTCAAAATTATGGAACGCAAATTATTTGCGATGATGAAGTTCACATCTATTGGCGCAATCGGCCTAGGACTATGGATGGCATTTGATTACGCATGGGCAGCCTATTCATCTAGCGGCTGGTTTCACGCCAAAATGTTACTTGTCGTGATCTTGCTCGGGTATCAATACCTTTGCTCCAGAATAGTCAGGGATTTTCGTGAAGATAGAAACACACGTAGCCATGTTTATTATCGCTGGTTCAATGAGTTTCCTGTGTTTATCTTACTGGGTATATCCATACTCGTAGTTGTAAGGCCATTCTGA